AGCGGCATAGCTGCCCATTCGCTGATCAGCGTCGACAGTGTTGTAGGGTTGGCCATCGAATCGCTGATTCACTAGGCAAAATGGATATTGCCCCTCCTGAAGCTCGGAAAGCGCTGCCCGTTCATCCGGAACATCCTGGGCGCCAAGAATAATGCATCCGTCAATTTTTTGCATCCGGAACAAATCCGCATATTCTCTTGGCTCCTCCGGCTTTCGAAACAACAGCAGTAAATCGTAGCCGCGTTCTTTGGCGGTTATGCCAATGCCGCTCAGTATTTCGGAAAAGTAATACGTTGAGAACAGGTTCACTTTGGGCAGCAGCGGCAGGATAACACCGAGATTTCCGCTCTTGCTGCGGGCAAACCGCTGCGCAAGCGCGCTTGGGACATAATTCAACTGCCGCGCGGCCGCCATGACCCGCTCTCGAGTGTCCTCCTTAACCGGTCCCACGCCGTTCAGTACGCGCGAAACCGTGGCTTCCGACACACCGGCAAGCTTAGCGACCTCTTTTCTACGAATAAGTCCTTCCTCCAATCCTTAAGTGCATCAGCACTATGTACACGCGTACATTTTCTCATGATCATATACGGCTGTCAATAAGAAAACTTGCTCTACCGGACAAAAAAGATATCCATCTCTTCCCACATTTCAACCTAAGCTACAATTTTTTTCTTGTTGATTGTAAACAGTTCCTTTATACTAAGAAAGTCTATTTTCGAACATTTTATGACAAAGGGGATTTAAGACAAATGAACTACAATATCGCTCAAAAGAGTCAGCTTGACGCTCGCGAATTGCTCCTGTTGGAATCGGAAGTGAAGAATCAGGGGAAAAACATGGTGGTAGCCTATATTCTCTGGTATTTTCTTGGCATATTCGGGGCGCACCGTTTCTACATGAAGAAGACAGGCACGGCGGTAACTCAGCTAGTTTTATCCATTACTGTTGTAGGTCTGATTGCAACGTCTATATGGTGGGTGATCGACGCATTTCTCCTGCACACATGGGTAAAAGATCATAATCGTAATGTAGAAGGTAAAATCATGGATGACATCTTTGCCCAAAAGCACTTCAATAATGCAATGAACCGATAGGAGCCTACGCAGATGCTCTCCAAACAAGATTTGTCTCTAAACGAACTTATGGTCTTTACCTCTGAGCTGCGTGCGGCCGAGAAGTCAACGGCAACAGCCTACCTGATGCTTATAGGGGGGCATCTTGGCCTTCACCGCTTTTACTTAAAGCGGAAAGGAACCGCAGTCGCCCAATTAATACTATTTGCAGCCGCTGCGATTTTTTATTTCGTAATGGCAGTCGCAAGCGAGATAGGCTCGGACATAGCTGCAATCGTCTCGATTATTTTGTTCGTCCTTCCCGCGCTAGCATTATTCATTTGGATTATGGTAGATTTGTTCCTGCTCCCTCGCATGATTCGTGAGTTTAACGAAGTTATTGAGCGGGAGATTCTTGATCAAATCGAACACTTTCGCCGGATGGAGCAGCTCGCCGGCAGAGGGCGTCCGGATGAGGCGCAGCAAATGTAACACACATGCAAAAGACCTCGAATCGCCAATTTGGCGCCTCGGGGTCTTTCTTTATAGAGAATATTCGATATTCGCTAACACCGTCGTTATGGAAGGAGTTAATCGTTTCTTTTGTGTGCTGTTTTAGGGAGCCATCTCGAGAAACTTCGAGGTCGGGTTCTTATCCATCGCCGTGCGCATCGCGTACTCGTTCTCAAACAATGCCACGTAGTTGCCTTTCTTATCCTTCACCAGCGAAGAGTTAATCCGGAACTTCGAAGGATCGACCTTCTCATCGACAATCCAACGGGCAAACTGGAACTGCATCCGATGCAGTTGTATTTCAACGCCGTATTCAGCGCGCATCCGATGTTCAAACACCTCGAACTGCAGTTGTCCTACTACACCAAGTATCGTTTCATCAAAATTACCGGTCGAGTGGAAAACCTGGATTGTCCCCTCTTCCGTCAGCTGATCGATACCCTTCTGATACTGCTTGTGCTTGAGTGCGTTCTTAACGGTAACTTTAGCAAAGAGCTCGGGCGAGAATGTCGGCAGCTCATCGAACACGATGTCGCTTCCCTGTGACAGAGAATCCCCGATGCGGAATATCCCGGGGTCGAATAATCCTATGATGTCGCCTGGAAAAGCAGATTCGACAATATCGCGGTCCTGGGCGAGGAATTGCTGCGGCTGCGAAAGCTTGATTTCTTTACCTGCGCGCACATGCCTGACGCTCATTCCCCGTTCGAAACGGCCGGAGCAAATTCGGAGAAACGCGATTCGGTCGCGGTGCGCCGGGTTCATATTCGCCTGGATTTTAAAAATGTACCCCGAAAACTTCTCGCTGGTCGGCTCCACTGAACCGTTTGTCGTGTTGCGTGAAGTCGGTGAAGGCGCGAGCTGCAAGAAGTTTTCCAGGAACGTCTGGACACCGAAGTTATTAACCGCGCTTCCGAAGAACAGAGGCGTCAGCTCGCCCGCCCGAACTTTGTCGAAATCAAACTGGTCCCCGGCGACATCAAGCAGCTCCAAGTCTTGAACCAGCTGGTCATGAAGGTAGTCGCCAGCCATCTCCCGAATAACCTGATCATTATAATCCGACACAGGCCGTACGGAAATCGTCGAATGGTCATCGCCTTGAAACAGTTCAACCTGATTTTTCATGCGGTCATATACGCCGCATAGCTCTCTTCCCATGCCGATGGGCCAATTCATCGGTACGGCCCGGATACCAAGCACGCGCTCGATCTCTTCCATTAAATCAAACGGGCTTTGTCCCTCACGGTCCAATTTATTAATGAAAGTGAAAATCGGAATGCCACGCTTGCGGCACACCTGGAACAGCTTGATTGTCTGCGCCTCTACACCTTTGGCGACATCGATCAACATGACCGCGCTGTCTGCCGCAGTGAGCGTCCGATAGGTATCCTCACTGAAATCCTGGTGACCTGGTGTATCCAGTATATTGACGCGGTGGCCGTTATAGTCAAACTGCATCACGGAAGAAGTGACCGAAATACCACGCTGCTTCTCAATTTCCATCCAGTCGCTCGTCGCATGCCGGCTCGCTTTGCGCGCTTTCACCGTTCCGGCTAGTCGGATAGCTCCCCCGAAGAGCAGGAGTTTCTCGGTCAGCGTCGTTTTGCCCGCATCCGGATGAGAGATGATCGCGAATGTCCGCCGTTTTCCGACTTCTTGTTTTAATTCATCTGTCAACGTTTTGCTCATTACCCTATTCCCTTCATATTTACATGCCGCCGATCAGAAATGCACGCGCCGGAGCAGCTTCGATACCTGTCAGCTTAAGCGGAGCCACAGCCATAAAGTAAGTGCCGGCAGGCACATTCTTAAGCCGCAGTCCTTCAACGATAATGATACTGTTTCGGAATAGCGAGCGGTGAGTGGGATATTCCGCTTGAGCGCGTTCAATGCCCAGCCCATCCGTCCCGAGGCCCCTGATACCCAGTTCGACCAGATAACGGGCGCCGTCCTCCCGAAGGAAAACAAAGTTGAAGTCGAATTCTTCGCTGAAGGAATTGCGCGTTTTAAATATAACCCAATCGTTCTTCTGCAGTCCAAGCGGTTCCAAGTCGGCACGAGTAATATACTCTTCGCAATGTGTCAGATCAACAACACGAGCATGGCCAATCAACTGTTCAAGGCCGATCGTCTCGATCGTCTCGCCGTTTTCCAGCATATGCAGCGGAGCGTCTACATGCGTTCCGGAATGAACATTCATGTCGATGCGGGATTCATACACGGCCTGGCCGTTCTCATGGTTTGTAATATTCGTTATTTTCGGTTTTTTCTCTTCTTTATTGTTGAAGACCTGCATGCTCTCCTGAATTGTCATGGAGATATCATATATTTTGAGCATGGAATGGTACCTCCTCAGGCGTTTTGCGGGAGCAAAACGCAGCTTCGTAAGCATTTGCTTGGCGTTTTGCGGAGCAAAACGCAGCTTCGTAAGCATTGC
This is a stretch of genomic DNA from Paenibacillus sp. sptzw28. It encodes these proteins:
- a CDS encoding LacI family DNA-binding transcriptional regulator, yielding MEEGLIRRKEVAKLAGVSEATVSRVLNGVGPVKEDTRERVMAAARQLNYVPSALAQRFARSKSGNLGVILPLLPKVNLFSTYYFSEILSGIGITAKERGYDLLLLFRKPEEPREYADLFRMQKIDGCIILGAQDVPDERAALSELQEGQYPFCLVNQRFDGQPYNTVDADQRMGSYAAAKHLIGQGYERIIFLNGPSVYSNSLDRLEGYRQALSEAGLEYDPSMVLVGNYSQKSGYEHAEAVARLLGNGRKNAVIAANDRMAIGLLQGLKECGVYVGKDLALFGCDDSDGARLTDPPLSSISVPFYKIGCEAASRLLDIIMGTPEQKNGFSVKLPVQLAVRVSSGPLALQGLG
- a CDS encoding TM2 domain-containing protein, coding for MNYNIAQKSQLDARELLLLESEVKNQGKNMVVAYILWYFLGIFGAHRFYMKKTGTAVTQLVLSITVVGLIATSIWWVIDAFLLHTWVKDHNRNVEGKIMDDIFAQKHFNNAMNR
- a CDS encoding TM2 domain-containing protein produces the protein MLSKQDLSLNELMVFTSELRAAEKSTATAYLMLIGGHLGLHRFYLKRKGTAVAQLILFAAAAIFYFVMAVASEIGSDIAAIVSIILFVLPALALFIWIMVDLFLLPRMIREFNEVIEREILDQIEHFRRMEQLAGRGRPDEAQQM
- a CDS encoding peptide chain release factor 3; amino-acid sequence: MSKTLTDELKQEVGKRRTFAIISHPDAGKTTLTEKLLLFGGAIRLAGTVKARKASRHATSDWMEIEKQRGISVTSSVMQFDYNGHRVNILDTPGHQDFSEDTYRTLTAADSAVMLIDVAKGVEAQTIKLFQVCRKRGIPIFTFINKLDREGQSPFDLMEEIERVLGIRAVPMNWPIGMGRELCGVYDRMKNQVELFQGDDHSTISVRPVSDYNDQVIREMAGDYLHDQLVQDLELLDVAGDQFDFDKVRAGELTPLFFGSAVNNFGVQTFLENFLQLAPSPTSRNTTNGSVEPTSEKFSGYIFKIQANMNPAHRDRIAFLRICSGRFERGMSVRHVRAGKEIKLSQPQQFLAQDRDIVESAFPGDIIGLFDPGIFRIGDSLSQGSDIVFDELPTFSPELFAKVTVKNALKHKQYQKGIDQLTEEGTIQVFHSTGNFDETILGVVGQLQFEVFEHRMRAEYGVEIQLHRMQFQFARWIVDEKVDPSKFRINSSLVKDKKGNYVALFENEYAMRTAMDKNPTSKFLEMAP
- a CDS encoding cyclase family protein, with translation MLKIYDISMTIQESMQVFNNKEEKKPKITNITNHENGQAVYESRIDMNVHSGTHVDAPLHMLENGETIETIGLEQLIGHARVVDLTHCEEYITRADLEPLGLQKNDWVIFKTRNSFSEEFDFNFVFLREDGARYLVELGIRGLGTDGLGIERAQAEYPTHRSLFRNSIIIVEGLRLKNVPAGTYFMAVAPLKLTGIEAAPARAFLIGGM